Proteins found in one Micropterus dolomieu isolate WLL.071019.BEF.003 ecotype Adirondacks linkage group LG12, ASM2129224v1, whole genome shotgun sequence genomic segment:
- the LOC123981146 gene encoding uncharacterized protein LOC123981146, which translates to METQTGVWLLAALLLALLNSEALAEDKYFAAGGTLELRPQPPSAAIREILWKHNGNLVAEWVQGAVDLTYYGSFNGRTTLDINTGRLEINYMGEGNAGLYVVEINNHDQSPSYDVKMIKEVPEPEVWMRLLTCAADSEECTLSCDGDTAGAEPVTYSWKEGAGDWKESGKIMKITKTNTGVETFSCKMENPVSEKESEPEPNPFFQKKESDGAGICELLSGAYTFLWKMICSCSDRNSDGNSA; encoded by the coding sequence ATGGAGACACAGACGGGTGTTTGGCTCCTGGCAGCGCTGCTGTTGGCCCTGCTGAACTCTGAAGCTCTAGCAGAAGATAAATACTTCGCTGCTGGCGGGACACTGGAGCTGAGGCCTCAACCACCATCAGCAGCCATCAGAGAAATCCTGTGGAAACACAACGGCAATCTGGTGGCAGAGTGGGTGCAGGGAGCAGTTGATCTGACCTACTACGGGTCGTTTAATGGCCGCACAACCCTGGACATAAACACTGGACGATTGGAAATCAACTACATGGGAGAAGGTAACGCGGGGCTGTACGTAGTGGAAATCAATAACCATGATCAGAGTCCGAGCTATGATGTTAAAATGATCAAAGAAGTGCCCGAGCCTGAGGTATGGATGCGATTACTGACATGTGCCGCTGATTCAGAAGAGTGCACGCTGTCCTGTGATGGAGACACTGCAGGGGCCGAACCTGTGACCTACAGCTGGAAGGAGGGAGCCGGAGACTGGAAGGAGTCGGGAAAGATCATGAAAATCACCAAGACTAACACAGGTGTTGAAACCTTCTCCTGCAAGATGGAGAACCCGGTCagtgagaaagaaagtgaaCCTGAACCCAACCCGTTCTTCCAAAAGAAAGAATCAGACGGCGCTGGAATTTGTGAATTGCTCTCTGGGGCTTATACTTTCCTTTGGAAAATGATCTGTTCATGCTCAGACAGAAACAGCGATGGTAATTCAGCTTAA
- the LOC123980680 gene encoding uncharacterized protein LOC123980680, with protein sequence METQTGVWLLAALLNVSLAEDKYVAVGGKLELRPKPPSAAAISNILWKHNGNLVAEWAQGAVELTHYGSFKSRTTLDINAGGLEINNMVEADAGLYTVEINSHVQSPSYDVKMIKEVPEPEVWMRLLTCAADSEECTLSCDGDTAGAEPVTYSWKEGDGDWKESGKIMKITRSQTAVKIFSCKIKNPVSEKESEPEPNPFFQRKLPDCLWTKVLGAVMRSLAIVALFVTVVFFCYLNRETVRKLICPCQRGKGDDNAARGGRSPPLPDRD encoded by the coding sequence ATGGAGACACAGACGGGTGTTTGGCTCCTGGCAGCGCTGCTGAACGTTTCTTTAGCAGAAGATAAATACGTCGCTGTTGGTGGTAAACTGGAGCTGAGGCCTAAACCACCATCAGCAGCAGCCATCAGCAACATCCTGTGGAAACACAACGGTAATCTGGTGGCAGAGTGGGCACAGGGAGCGGTTGAGCTGACACATTACGGGTCGTTTAAAAGCCGCACAACACTGGACATAAACGCTGGAGGTTTGGAAATCAACAACATGGTAGAAGCTGACGCGGGGCTGTACACAGTGGAAATCAACAGCCATGTCCAGAGTCCGAGCTATGATGTTAAAATGATCAAAGAAGTGCCCGAGCCTGAGGTATGGATGCGATTACTGACATGTGCCGCTGATTCAGAAGAGTGCACGCTGTCCTGTGATGGAGACACTGCAGGGGCCGAACCTGTGACCTACAGCTGGAAGGAGGGAGACGGAGACTGGAAGGAGTCGGGAAAGATCATGAAAATCACCAGGAGTCAGACAGCTGTTAAAATCTTCTCCTGCAAGATAAAGAACCCGGTCagtgagaaagaaagtgaaCCTGAACCCAACCCGTTCTTCCAAAGAAAACTTCCAGACTGCCTCTGGACTAAAGTTTTAGGGGCTGTGATGAGATCCTTGGCAATCGTGGCACTCTTTGTGACTGTTGTGTTCTTCTGTTATCTGAACCGAGAGACCGTCAGGAAGCTGATCTGTCCATGTCAACGTGGAAAAGGTGACGATAACGCAGCTCGAGGTGGACGATCACCTCCACTTCCTGATAGAGATTAA
- the LOC123980681 gene encoding uncharacterized protein LOC123980681, with protein METQTGVWLLAALLLALLNSSLAEDKYFVVGGNLELRPKLTAAAISNILWKHNGNLLAEWVQGKIELTYYGSFNGRTTLNTTTGRLEIKNMVEADAGQYVVEINSHAQSPSYDVKMIKEVPKPEVVLRPVSCNGDSEECTLSCDGDTGGVEPVTYSWKEGDGDWKESGKDLKINKTQTDVETFSCKIKNPVSEKESEPKNNPFFQRNLPDFELWTKVLGTVIRSLTIFALFGTVVVHFGYLNRETVRKLICPCQRGKGDDNAARGGRSPPLPDRD; from the coding sequence ATGGAGACACAGACGGGTGTTTGGCTCCTGGCAGCGCTGCTGTTGGCCCTGCTGAACTCTTCTTTGGCCGAAGATAAATACTTTGTTGTTGGTGGTAACCTGGAGCTGAGGCCTAAACTAACAGCAGCAGCCATCAGCAACATCCTGTGGAAACACAACGGCAATCTGCTGGCAGAGTGGGTGCAGGGAAAAATTGAGCTGACCTACTACGGGTCGTTTAATGGCCGCACAACCCTGAACACAACCACTGGACGATTGGAAATCAAGAACATGGTAGAAGCTGACGCGGGGCAGTACGTAGTGGAAATCAACAGCCATGCCCAGAGTCCGAGCTATGATGTTAAAATGATCAAAGAAGTGCCCAAGCCTGAGGTGGTGTTGCGGCCAGTGTCATGCAATGGGGATTCAGAGGAGTGCACGCTGTCCTGTGATGGAGACACTGGAGGGGTCGAACCTGTGACCTACAGCTGGAAGGAGGGAGACGGAGACTGGAAGGAGTCGGGAAAGGACCTGAAAATCAACAAGACTCAGACAGatgttgaaacattttcctGCAAGATAAAGAACCCGGTCagtgagaaagaaagtgaaCCCAAAAATAATCCGTTCTTCCAAAGAAATCTTCCAGACTTTGAACTCTGGACTAAGGTTTTAGGGACTGTGATAAGATCCTTGACAATCTTTGCCCTCTTTGGGACTGTTGTCGTACACTTTGGGTATCTAAACCGAGAGACCGTCAGGAAGCTGATCTGTCCATGTCAGCGTGGAAAAGGTGACGATAACGCAGCTCGAGGTGGACGATCACCTCCACTTCCTGATAGAGATTAA
- the LOC123980682 gene encoding mas-related G-protein coupled receptor member X1-like has protein sequence MSIQDDRFGRRWTSQHVSNCLLTFTNVFLQVRSDHVAPIYVINLLITDLIQLCYMIVPVVSNVNRTIRIISSIYLSGLVASVYFMVCIALERYLVIVHPLWYRCRRTIKSSVVVCVLVWVLSLVYGVLYYFIAAYVVRYIIFAVLLLLPFPLFIFFLVGTLKALSASISVPSDEKRRIVGVLVLVLLIYTLLFLPRIILNLDVNSNVTLAHLSLIFVRFSPLADLFLYVFMRKGFIDKILASVCCCRMDSKEISSSSVDYGLCEKQLTTEYSPYFLMFGREARYLGGAKRVTEDKVSSLLCKEMSLQKIESVHAEVTANIKKSQDKVRKRKQERGHEDNFKVGDLVLQKNDGQEQR, from the exons ATGTCCATA caagatgacagatttgggaggaggtggacttcacaacatgtttccaaCTGCTTGTTGACTTTTACCAATGTTTTCCTGCAGGTGAGAAGTGATCATGTTGCTCCCATCTACGTCATCAACCTTCTCATTACCGACCTGATTCAGCTCTGCTACATGATCGTTCCTGTGGTTTCAAATGTGAATAGGACTATACGTATCATCAGTTCTAtttacctctctggtctggTTGCCAGTGTTTACTTCATGGTCTGCATCGCCCTGGAAag gtatttggtcatcgtCCACCCACTGTGGTACCGCTGCAGACGAACCATCAAGAGTTCTGTGGTGGtctgtgtcctggtctgggtccTTTCTCTTGTATATGGTGTCCTTTACTATTTCATTGCTGCTTATGTGGTCAGGTACATAATCTTTGccgttctcctcctccttcccttcccaCTGTTCATATTCTTCCTGGTTGGGACCCTCAAAGCCCTGTCTGCTTCCATCTCGGTCCCCTCTGATGAAAAACGACGAATTGTGGGAGTTTTGGTTCTGGTGCTGCTTATTTACACCCTGCTGTTCCTGCCCAGAATCATTTTGAACCTGGATGTAAACTCTAACGTGACCCTCGCCCACCTGTCTCTCATCTTTGTTAGATTCAGTCCTCTTGCAGACTTGTTCCTGTATGTCTTCATGAGGAAAGGGTTCATAGACAAGAttttggcctctgtgtgttgctgcagaatggACAGCAAAGAAATCAGCAGTTCATCA GTCGACTATGGACTGTGTGAGAAACAGCTGACAACCGAGTACAGCCCGTACTTTCTGATGTTTGGGAGGGAAGCGAGGTATCTCGGAGGTGCCAAAAGA GTCACAGAGGATAAAGTCAGCAGCCTACTGTGTAAGGAGATGAGTCTGCAGAAGATTGAGTCTGTACACGCAGAAGTCACGGCCAATATTAAGAAAAGCCAGGACAAGGTCCGCAAAAGAAAGCAGGAGAGGGGCCATGAGGACAACTTCAAAGTGGGGGACCTGGTTCTCCAGAAAAATGACGGTCAGGAGCAGCGATAA